One window from the genome of Candidatus Didemnitutus sp. encodes:
- a CDS encoding response regulator transcription factor: MKAPSSADGDSSAAAPAPSTARKILLVDDHPITRQGLRMLIGQQPGMTVVGESDNAAQAVDLAAKLKPDIAIVDIALRSANGIELTKNLKAHSPDLLILIVSMHDEELFAERALRAGARGYLMKHEASERVIEALEKISSGELYISDRVRARMLSRLVNSRSGEVTSPVESLSDREMEVFQLIGNGYATRQIAERLNLSVKTIDSYREHLKLKLSLESGAELVRYAIQWVKSQDSV, from the coding sequence ATGAAGGCCCCATCGTCCGCCGACGGCGACAGCTCCGCCGCCGCGCCCGCTCCGTCCACCGCCCGGAAAATCCTGCTCGTCGACGACCATCCGATCACCCGCCAGGGGCTCCGCATGCTCATCGGCCAGCAGCCCGGGATGACGGTCGTGGGCGAGTCCGACAACGCGGCCCAAGCCGTCGATCTCGCCGCGAAACTCAAGCCGGACATCGCCATCGTCGACATCGCCCTGCGCTCGGCCAACGGCATCGAGCTGACGAAAAACCTGAAGGCGCACTCGCCCGACCTGTTGATCCTCATCGTCTCGATGCACGACGAAGAGCTGTTCGCCGAGCGGGCCCTCCGCGCCGGCGCGCGCGGCTACCTGATGAAGCACGAAGCCAGTGAGCGCGTGATCGAGGCCCTCGAGAAAATCAGCTCCGGCGAACTCTACATCAGCGACCGCGTGCGCGCGCGCATGCTCTCGCGCCTCGTGAACAGCCGCAGCGGCGAAGTCACCTCACCCGTCGAGAGCCTGAGCGACCGCGAAATGGAAGTCTTCCAGCTCATCGGCAACGGCTACGCCACGCGCCAGATCGCGGAGCGACTCAACCTCAGCGTGAAGACCATCGACTCCTACCGCGAACACCTGAAACTCAAGCTCAGCCTCGAATCCGGCGCCGAGCTCGTGCGCTACGCCATCCAATGGGTGAAGTCGCAGGATAGCGTCTGA
- a CDS encoding response regulator — protein MNPTLNQPLPQGTAAAAPIRVLVVDDDENDYLVVSRLLTRHTFAAYRLEWAASYVAGLEALERGGHDVAIVDYRLGVETGLELVRMAQAKSCHLPVILLTGHDSPEIDRESTRAGAADYLCKNGLTTGQLERSIRYALRHSDTLRELRQSQSQLELFMHNVPCAVAICDHEGAVLFQNRLFAEHIRDFDGDLRPRESATPWILRHQERCWLVTTFPMTVSLDRQLQGLAAVDITERVRSEEERLRQAQLLDNIMKNLPVIVGRLDASGQVVEARGKLAHCGIAAETISGAVFADLFPQSRDALERAQRHEEVSFTLRGQANDREWHADFYAVGSPGAGVTFLGRDVTERRWLEQRLLTVIDAEQQRIGADLHDGLGQKLTGLACLATALRDRLVSGDALNAEQASLIAALSNDATLESRALARGLCPVQLEQAGGLLSALTELVETTEVIQGVRCRFRSPPQFDCDHLTGVQLYRISQEAINNALRHSEAKNIEVTLAAQGGGDFRLAIADDGKGFDADARTVRKGGLRLMEYRANMIGGTFVVDSQPALGTRVICEFSIAGDRATT, from the coding sequence GTGAACCCAACGCTCAACCAACCGCTACCGCAAGGGACCGCCGCCGCCGCGCCCATCCGCGTGTTGGTCGTCGACGACGACGAGAACGATTACCTCGTCGTCTCGCGGCTGCTCACCCGCCACACCTTCGCCGCCTACCGGCTCGAGTGGGCGGCCAGCTATGTGGCGGGCCTCGAGGCGCTCGAGCGCGGCGGCCACGACGTCGCGATCGTCGATTATCGTCTCGGTGTGGAAACGGGACTCGAACTCGTCCGCATGGCGCAGGCGAAAAGCTGCCACCTGCCCGTGATCCTCCTCACCGGTCACGACAGCCCCGAGATCGACCGCGAGTCCACCCGCGCCGGCGCCGCGGACTATCTCTGCAAGAACGGCCTCACCACCGGCCAGCTCGAACGCTCGATCCGTTACGCGCTCCGCCACAGCGACACGCTGCGGGAACTGCGCCAGAGCCAGAGCCAGCTCGAGCTGTTCATGCACAACGTCCCGTGCGCCGTCGCGATCTGCGACCACGAAGGCGCGGTGCTTTTTCAAAACCGGCTCTTCGCGGAACACATCCGCGACTTCGATGGCGACCTGCGCCCGCGCGAAAGCGCCACGCCGTGGATTCTCCGACACCAGGAAAGGTGCTGGTTGGTGACGACGTTCCCCATGACCGTGTCGCTCGACCGCCAGTTGCAGGGATTGGCCGCCGTCGACATCACGGAGCGCGTCCGCTCGGAGGAGGAGCGCCTCCGGCAGGCGCAGCTCCTCGACAACATCATGAAGAACCTGCCGGTGATCGTCGGCCGGCTCGACGCCTCCGGTCAGGTGGTCGAGGCGCGCGGCAAACTCGCGCACTGCGGCATCGCCGCCGAAACGATTTCCGGGGCGGTCTTCGCCGATCTTTTCCCCCAAAGCCGGGACGCGCTCGAGCGCGCGCAACGCCACGAGGAGGTGAGCTTCACCCTCCGCGGCCAGGCCAACGACCGCGAGTGGCACGCCGATTTCTATGCCGTCGGCAGCCCGGGTGCGGGCGTGACCTTCCTCGGCCGCGACGTCACCGAACGCCGCTGGCTCGAGCAACGGCTCCTCACCGTGATCGACGCCGAGCAACAGCGCATCGGCGCCGACCTCCACGACGGACTCGGGCAGAAACTGACCGGCCTTGCGTGCCTCGCGACCGCGCTGCGCGACCGACTGGTCTCCGGCGACGCGCTGAACGCCGAGCAAGCCAGCCTCATCGCTGCGCTCTCGAACGACGCGACCCTCGAATCCCGCGCACTGGCGCGCGGCCTTTGCCCGGTGCAACTGGAGCAAGCCGGCGGGTTGCTCTCGGCGCTCACGGAATTGGTCGAGACCACCGAGGTCATCCAAGGCGTGCGCTGCCGCTTTCGCAGCCCGCCGCAGTTCGACTGCGACCACCTCACCGGCGTGCAGCTCTACCGGATTTCGCAGGAAGCGATCAACAACGCGCTCCGCCACAGCGAAGCGAAGAACATCGAGGTCACGCTTGCGGCGCAGGGTGGTGGCGATTTTCGCCTGGCGATTGCCGATGACGGCAAGGGCTTCGACGCCGATGCGCGAACCGTGCGCAAAGGCGGACTGCGCCTGATGGAATACCGCGCCAACATGATCGGTGGCACGTTCGTGGTCGATTCGCAGCCGGCGCTCGGCACGCGGGTGATCTGTGAATTTTCCATCGCCGGCGACCGGGCGACAACCTGA
- a CDS encoding CoA ester lyase: MSHPRLTSLLFTPGTRPDRFEKVPASGADGIIVDWEDAVPITDKDRVRSETIAWLRQHGRVGTPPFATAVRVNDLRSAHGRADLDALNAAALRLDAVVLPKVQSAAEVHEAARKLFGAPRLVCLIETVLGVRHAAEIAAASPQVAALAFGGFDLSAETGGEPTWDALLWPRTQVVHAATAAGVLALDQPFIDLENLTGLTEECAGVRALGFAGKLAIHPRQCAAIKTAFQPTEAAMARAQRIVAAFEAARGNVAVIDGQMIDVPMYRSAQRILARAGT, translated from the coding sequence ATGTCGCACCCCCGGCTCACCTCGCTGCTGTTCACGCCCGGCACGCGCCCTGACCGTTTCGAGAAAGTTCCCGCGAGCGGCGCGGACGGCATCATCGTCGATTGGGAGGACGCCGTGCCGATCACCGACAAGGACCGCGTGCGCAGCGAGACGATCGCCTGGCTCAGGCAGCACGGTCGCGTCGGCACGCCGCCTTTCGCGACGGCGGTGCGGGTGAACGATCTGCGTTCGGCGCACGGCCGCGCCGATCTCGACGCGCTGAACGCCGCGGCGCTGCGGCTCGACGCGGTGGTGCTGCCGAAGGTGCAATCGGCAGCCGAAGTGCACGAGGCCGCGCGCAAGCTCTTCGGCGCACCGCGCCTCGTGTGCCTGATCGAGACGGTGTTGGGCGTGCGCCACGCGGCGGAGATCGCCGCCGCCTCGCCGCAGGTCGCCGCGCTGGCGTTCGGTGGATTCGATCTTTCGGCGGAGACGGGCGGCGAACCGACGTGGGATGCGTTGCTTTGGCCGCGCACGCAGGTCGTCCACGCCGCTACGGCGGCCGGCGTGCTCGCGCTCGACCAGCCGTTCATCGACTTGGAGAACCTGACCGGCCTCACGGAGGAATGCGCCGGGGTGCGCGCGCTGGGTTTCGCCGGCAAGCTGGCGATTCATCCCCGGCAATGCGCGGCGATCAAAACAGCGTTCCAGCCGACGGAGGCGGCGATGGCGCGTGCGCAGCGCATCGTCGCCGCGTTCGAGGCCGCTCGCGGCAATGTTGCGGTGATCGACGGCCAGATGATCGACGTGCCGATGTATCGCTCGGCGCAACGCATCCTCGCCCGCGCGGGCACCTGA
- a CDS encoding MaoC family dehydratase: MSNFSAYVSTGPQRFRERFGLDFEQFAAGQKFRHRPGVTLSQQDSRDECLDTLNQQMLHFDEQFAAHGEWKRCLMDSTLTTKVVLGMTWKTFAKRVQLLGFDEITLPKPTFGGDTLYAESEILEHAANPDTPNAGRVKVRTHGLNQRGETVAILVWEALVARAGHDDFTRLDY; encoded by the coding sequence ATGAGCAATTTCTCCGCTTACGTGTCCACCGGCCCGCAACGCTTCCGCGAGCGCTTCGGGCTGGATTTCGAGCAGTTCGCGGCGGGCCAGAAGTTCAGGCATCGTCCCGGCGTCACGCTGTCGCAGCAGGACAGCCGCGACGAGTGCCTCGACACGTTGAACCAGCAGATGCTGCATTTCGACGAGCAGTTCGCCGCGCACGGGGAATGGAAACGGTGCCTCATGGACTCGACGCTCACGACGAAGGTCGTGCTCGGCATGACTTGGAAAACCTTCGCGAAGCGCGTGCAGTTGCTCGGCTTCGACGAGATCACGCTGCCGAAGCCGACTTTCGGCGGCGACACACTCTATGCCGAGTCGGAGATTCTCGAACACGCGGCGAATCCCGATACGCCGAACGCCGGCCGCGTGAAAGTGCGGACGCACGGCCTCAATCAGCGCGGCGAAACCGTCGCGATCCTCGTCTGGGAGGCGCTCGTCGCGCGCGCCGGGCATGACGATTTCACCCGCCTCGATTACTGA
- a CDS encoding MaoC family dehydratase: MEARHASHIEVAPGVFLERMGLFFEDIVVGETYEHRPGKSFTADESMQQTLRSLDQTPALTDLHFHAQLGRGALPINPTHVLAVLTGMMTKTFSKIVANLAWKNVKFHGPVLAGETVYAESTVLEKRESKSRPGQGIVHVRTVAKTHEGRLVCTFERMILIYGRGQGPYDAAGY, translated from the coding sequence ATGGAAGCTCGTCACGCCTCGCACATCGAAGTCGCGCCCGGAGTCTTTCTCGAGCGCATGGGGCTGTTCTTCGAGGACATCGTCGTGGGTGAGACCTACGAGCACCGGCCGGGCAAGAGCTTCACGGCGGATGAGAGCATGCAGCAGACGTTGCGTTCGCTCGACCAAACGCCCGCTCTCACCGATTTGCATTTTCACGCCCAGCTCGGACGCGGCGCGCTGCCGATCAATCCGACGCATGTGCTGGCGGTGTTGACCGGCATGATGACGAAGACCTTTTCGAAGATCGTCGCGAATCTGGCGTGGAAGAACGTCAAATTCCACGGCCCGGTGCTGGCGGGCGAGACGGTTTACGCGGAGTCGACCGTGCTCGAGAAACGCGAGTCGAAGTCGCGTCCGGGGCAGGGCATCGTGCACGTGCGCACGGTGGCGAAGACGCACGAAGGCCGACTCGTGTGCACCTTCGAGCGCATGATCTTGATCTACGGACGCGGCCAAGGCCCCTACGACGCGGCGGGCTATTGA
- a CDS encoding glycoside hydrolase family 28 protein yields MKFLPLAVVAFAWVASGCLFAAEVDVAAVENLRPARPTIPERVFQLTDFGAVGDAKTMNTDAFARALAAVSNAGGGRLIVPRGTFRTGPIKLCSNLDLHLEEGAVIQAPATFTEAGLPEPETLKSQAEVREKVPVLDPLISGKKLHDVALTGPGTIDGNGAHWWKWSERAARNAKATEPRRLVYRRSHLIVVDGCERLLVSDVTLRNSPMFHLVPKHINDLTIERVKVFAPWDGSAPNTDAIDPGPGRNFLIRDCLIDTGDDDIVIKSGGTNILIENCTIRHGHGISIGSETTVGVRNMLVCNCTLEGTDNGIRIKSMRGAGGLVENIRYTGLTMKDVENAIVLQLDYTDNNRPDFRGDPTKVPSIRDVLIDNVTISGSRRAGKIIGLPDNPIRGVTLRDVKLSAERDFEIKDAEPPVFERMTKDIRPGVAPAERPGEH; encoded by the coding sequence ATGAAATTTCTGCCGTTAGCGGTTGTCGCCTTTGCCTGGGTGGCGAGTGGCTGTCTCTTCGCTGCGGAAGTGGACGTGGCGGCGGTGGAAAACCTCCGCCCGGCGCGGCCGACGATTCCCGAGCGCGTCTTCCAGCTGACGGACTTTGGCGCAGTCGGCGACGCGAAGACGATGAACACGGACGCGTTTGCGCGAGCTCTCGCTGCCGTCTCGAATGCGGGCGGCGGACGGCTCATCGTGCCGCGGGGCACATTCCGCACCGGGCCGATCAAGCTTTGCTCGAATCTCGACCTGCACTTGGAGGAGGGCGCGGTGATCCAGGCCCCCGCGACTTTCACCGAAGCCGGTCTGCCCGAGCCCGAAACGCTGAAGAGCCAGGCGGAGGTGCGCGAGAAGGTGCCCGTGCTCGATCCGCTGATCAGCGGCAAGAAGCTCCACGACGTCGCCCTCACCGGTCCGGGCACCATCGACGGAAACGGTGCCCATTGGTGGAAATGGTCCGAGCGCGCGGCGCGCAACGCCAAGGCGACGGAACCCCGCCGCCTCGTTTATCGTCGCTCCCACCTGATCGTCGTCGACGGTTGCGAGCGCCTGTTGGTGTCGGATGTCACGCTGCGGAATTCGCCGATGTTCCACCTCGTGCCGAAGCACATCAACGACCTCACGATCGAGCGGGTGAAGGTCTTCGCCCCGTGGGACGGCAGCGCGCCCAACACCGACGCGATCGATCCGGGGCCGGGGAGAAATTTCCTGATTCGCGACTGCCTCATCGACACCGGCGACGACGACATCGTGATCAAGTCCGGCGGCACGAACATCCTCATCGAGAACTGCACGATCCGGCATGGCCACGGCATCTCCATCGGCTCCGAGACGACGGTCGGCGTGAGGAACATGCTCGTCTGCAATTGCACGCTGGAGGGCACCGACAACGGCATTCGCATCAAGTCCATGCGCGGCGCGGGCGGTCTGGTGGAAAACATCCGCTACACCGGCCTCACGATGAAGGACGTGGAGAACGCGATCGTCCTGCAGCTCGATTACACCGACAACAATCGGCCGGATTTTCGCGGCGACCCGACGAAGGTGCCTTCAATCCGCGATGTGCTCATCGACAACGTCACGATCTCCGGCTCGCGTCGCGCGGGAAAAATCATCGGTCTGCCCGATAACCCGATTCGCGGCGTGACGCTGCGCGACGTGAAGCTCAGCGCCGAGCGGGATTTCGAAATCAAGGACGCGGAGCCGCCCGTGTTCGAGCGCATGACGAAGGATATCCGCCCGGGTGTCGCTCCGGCGGAGCGGCCAGGCGAGCATTGA
- the hutI gene encoding imidazolonepropionase, with product MPSLLIRNARILTLAGPAGPRRGKALRELGVLPQGEVLVIDDKIAAVGAKVEAPADTQVIDAAGRVLMPAFVDCHTHACWAGDRLDEWEKKLNGVPYLDILKSGGGIHATVRAVREATQKQLAAGLRERLGQMLRGGTSTVEVKSGYGLNTEAELKMLRAIRRAASDWPGTVVATALLGHAVEGDVEDYSRMVTKEMLAEVSREFPDIAVDAFCEKEAWTVEACVRFFEKARKHHPIRVHADQFNPLGMIPEAIRMHARSVDHLEASTKADLTALAESNTFGVILPCTGLHTDQRFAKAGFFADRGGALALATNYNPGSSPTHSMPLAIATAVRFCGLLPAEAIVASTYNPAQLLGFTDRGSIEVGKRADLVLLCHKDERQLAYELGGNPVDAVICGGARVL from the coding sequence ATGCCCTCTCTCCTTATCCGCAACGCCCGCATCCTCACGCTCGCCGGCCCCGCCGGTCCCCGCCGCGGCAAGGCCCTGCGTGAACTCGGCGTCCTCCCGCAAGGCGAGGTGCTCGTGATCGACGACAAGATCGCGGCTGTCGGCGCCAAGGTCGAGGCCCCCGCTGACACGCAGGTCATCGACGCTGCCGGACGCGTGCTGATGCCAGCATTCGTCGATTGCCACACCCACGCCTGCTGGGCCGGCGACCGCCTCGACGAATGGGAAAAAAAACTCAACGGCGTCCCCTACCTCGACATCCTCAAGTCCGGCGGCGGGATCCACGCCACCGTCCGCGCCGTGCGCGAAGCGACGCAGAAGCAGCTCGCGGCCGGCCTACGCGAGCGCCTCGGCCAAATGCTCCGCGGCGGCACGTCTACCGTGGAGGTGAAGAGCGGCTACGGCCTCAATACCGAGGCGGAGCTGAAAATGCTCCGCGCCATCCGTCGCGCCGCGAGCGATTGGCCCGGCACCGTCGTCGCCACGGCACTGCTCGGCCACGCCGTCGAGGGTGACGTCGAAGATTACTCCCGCATGGTGACGAAGGAAATGCTCGCCGAGGTCTCGCGTGAGTTTCCCGACATCGCGGTCGACGCGTTCTGCGAAAAGGAAGCGTGGACCGTCGAGGCGTGCGTGCGGTTCTTCGAGAAGGCCCGCAAGCACCACCCGATCCGCGTGCACGCCGACCAGTTCAATCCGCTCGGCATGATCCCCGAGGCGATCCGGATGCACGCGCGCAGCGTCGATCACCTCGAGGCGTCCACCAAGGCCGACCTGACCGCGCTCGCTGAGTCGAACACCTTCGGCGTCATTCTCCCCTGCACCGGCCTGCACACCGACCAGCGCTTCGCCAAGGCCGGTTTCTTCGCCGATCGCGGCGGCGCGCTCGCCCTCGCCACAAATTACAACCCCGGCTCGTCACCGACGCACTCGATGCCGCTCGCCATTGCCACCGCCGTCCGGTTCTGCGGCCTGCTGCCCGCCGAGGCGATCGTCGCGTCGACCTACAATCCCGCCCAGCTGCTCGGCTTCACGGATCGCGGCTCGATCGAAGTCGGCAAGCGCGCCGATCTCGTCCTGCTCTGCCACAAAGACGAGCGCCAGCTCGCCTACGAACTCGGTGGCAATCCCGTCGATGCAGTGATCTGCGGCGGGGCACGCGTCCTCTGA
- a CDS encoding formimidoylglutamase → MKSIPHLLPAQWPADLSRARFASTFRTDNPDGCQIALLGLPDDRGVWMNNGRPGAAHGPAAFREALCRYGAAEPAAGELPRVFDAGNVEVSDSLEETHRRVTAVTGALLDAGLFPIAIGGGHDLTYPFVRAVAARFPKPVGVYFDAHLDVRETTGSGMPFRRLVEDCGVKQLHVHGLRPLVNSREHFGWFASHGGITHPDRAKVALPRAKHLFVSFDLDVLDAAQAPGVSALNPSGWSVADAERWVRACGANRTVRCFDLMELSPAHDLDGRTARVAAHLFLTFLLGFGKR, encoded by the coding sequence ATGAAGTCCATTCCCCACCTCCTTCCCGCCCAATGGCCCGCCGATCTCTCGCGCGCCCGATTCGCCTCCACGTTTCGCACCGATAATCCCGACGGCTGCCAGATCGCGCTGCTCGGCCTCCCCGACGACCGCGGCGTCTGGATGAACAACGGCCGCCCCGGCGCCGCGCACGGCCCCGCCGCTTTCCGGGAGGCGCTCTGTCGCTACGGCGCCGCCGAGCCCGCCGCCGGCGAACTGCCGCGCGTGTTCGACGCCGGCAACGTCGAGGTCTCCGACTCGCTCGAGGAAACGCACCGGCGCGTCACCGCCGTCACTGGCGCGCTGCTCGACGCCGGTCTCTTTCCCATCGCAATCGGTGGCGGCCACGACCTCACCTACCCGTTCGTGCGCGCCGTCGCCGCGCGTTTTCCGAAACCCGTCGGCGTTTACTTCGACGCCCATCTCGACGTCCGCGAGACCACCGGCTCCGGCATGCCGTTCCGCCGACTCGTCGAGGATTGCGGCGTGAAACAACTGCACGTCCACGGCCTGCGCCCGCTCGTGAACTCGCGCGAGCACTTCGGCTGGTTCGCCTCGCACGGCGGCATCACCCATCCCGACCGCGCGAAGGTCGCGCTCCCGCGCGCGAAGCACCTTTTCGTCAGCTTCGACCTCGACGTCCTCGATGCCGCGCAAGCTCCCGGCGTCAGCGCGCTCAATCCCTCCGGCTGGTCCGTCGCCGACGCCGAACGCTGGGTGCGCGCCTGCGGCGCGAACCGCACCGTGCGCTGCTTCGACCTCATGGAGCTGAGCCCGGCGCACGACCTCGACGGCCGCACGGCGCGGGTGGCCGCGCATCTCTTCCTGACCTTCCTGCTCGGCTTCGGCAAACGCTGA
- the hutU gene encoding urocanate hydratase encodes MSRSRSAAARKLPASKPRPVRAPRGTMRTCQSWAAEAALRMLQNNLDPEVAERPNDLVVYGGRGKAARNWACFDAILATLPKLAPDETLLVQSGKPVGVVRTHVDAPRVLLANSNIVPAWATQERFDDFEKRGLMMYGQMTAGSWIYIGTQGILQGTYETFAECGRQHFGGDECASLGGTLAGRLCVTGGCGGMGGAQPLAITMAEGTCLIADVDKSRLQKRVHDRYLDEIAPSLDEAIDRAVLYAEHRKALSVGVVANITDLLERLLARKIHVDVLTDQTSAHDPLVGYVPVGYDLKAAAKLRKADPKKYQKLSLASMARHVKAMLKLQARGAKTFDYGNNLRQHAFNQGVKRAFDFPGFVPAYIRPQFCLGRGPFRWVALSGDPADIAATDRALMELFPKDQALHRWLKMAGERVAFQGLPARICWLGLGERHRAGLLFNQMVADGRVKAPIVIGRDHLDCGSVASPNRETEAMKDGSDAISDWAILNAMVNIASGASWVSFHHGGGVGIGYSQHAGQVIIADGTPEAARRLERVLTNDPMMGVFRHADAGYEQAQECAERLNVPVPMKNW; translated from the coding sequence ATGTCACGCTCCCGCTCCGCCGCCGCACGAAAACTCCCCGCCTCCAAACCGCGTCCCGTTCGCGCACCACGCGGCACGATGCGCACTTGCCAGTCGTGGGCCGCCGAAGCTGCGCTGCGCATGCTCCAGAACAACCTCGATCCCGAAGTCGCCGAGCGGCCGAACGACCTCGTCGTCTACGGCGGACGCGGCAAGGCCGCGCGCAACTGGGCCTGCTTCGACGCCATCCTCGCCACGCTCCCCAAGCTCGCACCCGACGAGACGCTGCTCGTGCAATCCGGCAAACCCGTCGGCGTCGTCCGCACTCACGTCGACGCCCCACGCGTGCTCCTCGCCAACAGCAACATCGTGCCCGCGTGGGCGACGCAGGAGCGCTTCGACGATTTCGAGAAACGCGGCCTGATGATGTATGGCCAGATGACCGCTGGTTCGTGGATCTACATCGGCACGCAAGGAATTCTCCAAGGCACCTACGAGACTTTCGCCGAGTGCGGCCGCCAGCACTTCGGCGGCGACGAGTGCGCTAGCCTCGGCGGCACGCTCGCCGGCCGCCTCTGCGTCACCGGCGGCTGCGGTGGCATGGGCGGCGCGCAACCGCTCGCGATCACCATGGCCGAGGGCACCTGCCTCATCGCCGACGTCGACAAGTCACGCCTCCAAAAACGCGTGCACGACCGCTACCTCGACGAAATCGCTCCGTCGCTCGACGAAGCGATCGATCGCGCCGTCCTCTACGCCGAACACCGCAAGGCGCTCAGCGTCGGTGTCGTCGCCAACATCACCGATCTCCTCGAACGTCTTCTCGCGCGCAAAATCCACGTCGACGTCCTCACCGACCAGACGAGTGCGCACGACCCGCTCGTCGGCTACGTGCCCGTCGGCTACGACCTCAAGGCGGCTGCCAAGCTGCGCAAAGCCGACCCGAAGAAATACCAGAAGCTCTCGCTCGCCTCGATGGCGCGCCACGTGAAGGCGATGCTCAAGCTCCAAGCGCGCGGCGCGAAGACCTTCGACTACGGCAACAACCTCCGCCAGCACGCGTTCAACCAAGGCGTGAAGCGCGCGTTTGATTTCCCGGGCTTCGTCCCCGCCTACATCCGCCCACAATTCTGTCTCGGCCGCGGTCCTTTTCGCTGGGTCGCGCTCTCCGGCGATCCCGCCGACATCGCCGCCACCGACCGTGCGCTCATGGAACTGTTTCCCAAAGACCAAGCGCTCCACCGCTGGCTGAAAATGGCCGGCGAACGCGTCGCGTTCCAAGGCCTCCCCGCGCGCATCTGTTGGCTCGGTCTCGGCGAACGTCACCGCGCTGGCCTGCTCTTCAACCAAATGGTCGCCGACGGCCGCGTGAAAGCGCCGATCGTCATCGGCCGCGACCATCTCGACTGCGGCTCCGTCGCCAGCCCGAACCGCGAAACCGAAGCGATGAAGGACGGCTCCGACGCCATCAGCGACTGGGCGATCCTCAATGCCATGGTCAACATCGCCAGCGGCGCCTCGTGGGTGAGCTTCCACCACGGCGGCGGTGTCGGCATCGGCTACTCGCAACACGCCGGACAGGTCATCATCGCCGATGGCACGCCCGAAGCCGCGCGCCGGCTCGAGCGCGTCCTCACCAACGACCCGATGATGGGCGTCTTCCGCCACGCCGACGCCGGCTACGAACAGGCACAGGAATGCGCCGAGCGCTTGAACGTGCCGGTGCCGATGAAAAACTGGTGA
- a CDS encoding GNAT family N-acetyltransferase, with protein sequence MKPSFRPCTSADSEWAYELKREAYQPVVERQFGPWDEAFQRRLFAERWKPEFSRLILVDDQPVGLLAVRERAEEHWIDEIQLAAPWRGRGLGTLLIKAEIEHARTLGKAVSLQVLRENTRARNLYQRLGLRVSAETATHHRMTSAPVTALP encoded by the coding sequence ATGAAACCATCGTTCCGTCCCTGCACGTCTGCGGACAGCGAGTGGGCCTACGAACTGAAACGCGAGGCCTACCAGCCCGTGGTCGAACGCCAGTTCGGCCCGTGGGACGAGGCGTTTCAACGGCGGCTCTTCGCCGAGCGTTGGAAGCCCGAGTTCAGCCGGCTTATCCTCGTCGACGATCAGCCGGTCGGACTGCTCGCCGTGCGGGAGCGAGCCGAGGAGCACTGGATCGATGAGATTCAACTCGCGGCTCCATGGCGCGGCCGGGGACTGGGCACGCTTTTGATCAAAGCCGAAATCGAACACGCGCGCACGCTCGGCAAGGCCGTGTCCCTGCAAGTCCTGCGCGAAAACACCCGTGCTCGGAATCTCTACCAGCGCCTCGGCCTCCGCGTCAGCGCCGAGACCGCCACGCACCATCGCATGACCTCGGCTCCAGTCACCGCACTCCCTTAG